Proteins encoded in a region of the Solanum dulcamara chromosome 9, daSolDulc1.2, whole genome shotgun sequence genome:
- the LOC129904018 gene encoding ubiquitin-fold modifier-conjugating enzyme 1 yields MEGWDPNTKSTLTQIPLLTIKAGPRDGAAWTQRLKEEYKALIAYTSMNKSKDNDWFRISAANPEGTRWKGKCWYVHNLLKYEFDLQFDIPVTYPATAPELELPELDGKTEKMYRGGKICLTVHFKPLWAKNCPRFGIAHALCLGLAPWLAAEIPVLVDSGMIKHKDDVATSSES; encoded by the exons ATGGAGGGTTGGGATCCGAATACCAAATCAACTCTCACACAGATCCCTTTGTTGACAATCAAGGCCGGTCCACGCGACGGCGCGGCATGGACACAGCGGCTGAAGGAAGAGTACAAGGCCCTAATAGCTTATACATCAATGAACAAATCCAAAGACAACGATTGGTTTCGTATCTCTGCGGCTAATCCTGAAGGTACTCGTTGGAAGGGTAAGTGTTGGTACGTGCATAACCTTCTCAAGTACGAGTTTGACCTCCAGTTCGATATCCCTGTTACTTACCCTGCCACTGCTCCTGAACTCGAGTTGCCTGAACTTGATGGAAAGACTGAAAAG ATGTATAGAGGGGGGAAAATATGCTTGACCGTGCATTTCAAGCCGCTATGGGCGAAGAATTG CCCCAGATTTGGCATTGCACATGCTCTCTGTTTGGGTCTTGCACCATGGCTTGCAGCGGAAATTCCTGTTCTTGTTGATTCTGGCATGATTAAACACAAAGATGATGTGGCCACATCCAGTGAATCTTGA